The Spinacia oleracea cultivar Varoflay chromosome 2, BTI_SOV_V1, whole genome shotgun sequence DNA segment ACGGTTTCAATCTTGTCCTGAGTGGCCTTGAGCTTCTTCTCCAAGGCGTCCACCTTGGTAGAAAAGTTGGTGACTCACTCCGAGACGGCAGAATACCCCGTCCTTAGTGCAGTCAACTtctcctcatgctccagcaGCGTCCTTTCATAATTATGGGCATCCTCCTCAGCCTTCCTCAGGGCAGCCGTCTCCGACCTGATCTGGACATCCGCGTCCTCATTGATCTCCCTATAATTTTTCTCAGCATACTTCTCATGATTCTCAATCTGGTCTTTGTGCTTCAACATCTCTTGGTGCATGTCAAAGCGGTAATGCCTACCCTCGGCACAACGGATAAAGAGCTGCCACGAACCCAAAGCAGACTTAACTCACTTCCAAAACATGagaaccaaaataaaaaaaataagaataaaaaataaaaaaaattacacttACGTCAAGTATGAGGGACTGCATGGCCCCAAAGTACCCCAGGTCAATTCCAGGAAGAGAGTTCACATACTCCTCATAAATAGCATCGTAGACGGCCGAAAGGATCTTGTCCTTTTCCTCTGAGCTAAACCCACCAGATGGGGGAATATTCGCCACCTCGGCCCGCCTCATCCGTTTGAACATATCACCTGAGCCAATATCCATGTATCAATCAATATATCAAATCACTAAGTTATCAAGACGTCCTAAGTATTAAACAACTGACCAGTCGACGGAGCCGGCGGAGGCATTGACACATCCCCAGCAGGAGGAGGGTCTTTGGACTCCTTGCCCTTCCTCTCTCTCGACGAGGAAGCAATAGCCTGGCCAACATCTGCAGCGGCGCCAGGCGCATCAACCTTACCAGCGCCCGTCCCAGTAGCGGTCGCTTTGGCTGCGGAACAACCATCGTTGGCCGCCTTTGGAGACGCCTCCTTTGGTTCAGGAGGAAGATCGGTCCATTGAGGAACAGGGGCTTTCTCTCCCCCAGCCAGAGGGGTTGACGGCTTCATCACCGGCGGCTTCGCCGCAGCATCAGCACTGCCCGGCTTCTTAAAGAAGGGTCGCTTGGGCTTAGGGGCCACCGCTGAAGAGGCAGGACGCTTCTTCGTAGCCGACGAGGTGAGCTCCTGGAAATGAaaagggtaaaaaaaaaaaaccagcaTAGACTTTAAAGATAAAATGCGTCCAATTGAATAAAATGTACCTTAGAAGCGTCACCAGAAGCCCCCTCATCAGACTTCTTTGAAGATTCTttcttcttggcctccacggccttgaAGACGTCATCAGTATACACCTGGGACAACCAGGTAGGCACGTCCACCCAACCCTTGTCTTCTAGGGACAGACGTCTCATGGAAGAATCTACACAAACACCAAGGGGATCAGTGAAGGATAAGAAAACAAGGTTTTTGTGGAAAATAAAATGCAATACTACCTCTATGCAAGTAAGGGCAGAGACCAACGGCCGCAAGAAAGACCATGTTGGTGAACTGACCCACGTGGGGAAGCCAACTATAAGGCACCCAGGCGTGACTCTTCGCAGACAGCCGATACATTTCAGCCTGAAATAAAGGGTTTATGAGCCTCCATTCTCTTGACAGAAGGCGAGGATAGGCGTCAGTCTTAGACAAGAAGCGAGGCCGATAATTCCAGCGTGAAAGACGCTCTGAAAGAGGGAGGTCCTCCATTCGGATAATAGACCATTTGGTCCTCCACCATACCCATCTAGAGGACTTACCTACTACCGTCTTATAACCCCGCCGACTATAAAAGGTGAACCAtccctggggagaacgagaagaaggAGCAATGTCTACAAGTCTAACGAAGgcaggaaaggaaggggtgacGTCACTCAACGCACACTTGGCAATATAACCAAAGGCATTCGCCCAAGAATTAGGGGTCAGAAGGGCTAGGCCAATGTCATAACCATTTAAGGCCTAATCTGAAGGCGGTCGTATAGACAGCAACCTCCCCCAAAGAAAGACGATCTACAGTATTAAAGGGACGAGGACACCTAAAACTAAAGCCACGAGGCAAGAGCAAGAAACGCTCGAAGTCACGTCCTTGCTCCCTTAGGTATCTCAACCATTTTTTGCTGGGGAGGATGTCATAAGGAAACAAGTCCACATCCTCTTTTCCACGAACCATAGGGGGAAgattttttgcaaactcctcgtctgaAGAGCTGgaagaatcatcttcaaaatcctcacGAGGGATGCGAGGACGGCAGGCCACACCCTTTCTTCTCCTTGAAGAACGTGCCGCCTTGGAACCCCCGTCTCCTAAATGATGGGAGGAGCTAACTCCACCCCTGTttccttgggacgggttcgaaaaaggaaccctgATGTCCCTCTCTCGTGGTGCTCCCCATGTACCTACGTTGTTGCCTGCTTAATACGAGCcatgccgtcctgcataaggaacaggacgtctgagttgagaaaagagaaaaaagcAAAAGAACGGGTACGTCGTCCTCCCCAAGAAATAAAAGCATAAAAAAAGTACAAATTTCAGATACATGCAGAAACAGGAAACTAACAGAAACACTTACCAATAAGTGATCAAGCTGCTGAAATGGTCATGCAAGCTGTCCAAACTCCAAGAACAACGAACaaagaatccaagaacactcaatACAAACACAAGAAGATCGTCGGAGGGGAagcgctctctctctctctagaaatctCTTTGAAAA contains these protein-coding regions:
- the LOC130467496 gene encoding uncharacterized protein, with the translated sequence MEDLPLSERLSRWNYRPRFLSKTDAYPRLLSREWRLINPLFQAEMYRLSAKSHAWVPYSWLPHVGQFTNMVFLAAVGLCPYLHRDSSMRRLSLEDKGWVDVPTWLSQVYTDDVFKAVEAKKKESSKKSDEGASGDASKELTSSATKKRPASSAVAPKPKRPFFKKPGSADAAAKPPVMKPSTPLAGGEKAPVPQWTDLPPEPKEASPKAANDGCSAAKATATGTGAGKVDAPGAAADVGQAIASSSRERKGKESKDPPPAGDVSMPPPAPSTGDMFKRMRRAEVANIPPSGGFSSEEKDKILSAVYDAIYEEYVNSLPGIDLGYFGAMQSLILDLFIRCAEGRHYRFDMHQEMLKHKDQIENHEKYAEKNYREINEDADVQIRSETAALRKAEEDAHNYERTLLEHEEKLTALRTGYSAVSE